The following is a genomic window from Mycobacterium parmense.
GTGTGCGGGGCGCCGGGGCCGCCGGTGCAATGATGCGAGGGTGGTTACCGATTCCCCCGTCGTGATCAGGGTGTCGCCGATGGCGCACCTGGCCGTCGGCTTCTTCGCGCTGGGGCTGCTGATCCCGGTGCTGGTGTGGCCGCTGTCCGCACCGCTGCTCGTCATCCCGGTGGCGTTGTCGGCAATGGTCTTCCGGCTGCGCACGGTCGCCGACGACCGCGGCGTGACCGCCCGGGACCTGCTGCACAGCCGCGCGGTGGCCTGGGAGGACATCGACGGGCTGCGGTTTCACCGCGGCTCCTGGGCGCGCGCCCACCTCAAGGACGGGACGGAACTGCGGTTGCCTGCCGTCACGTTCGCGACGTTGCCGGAGTTGACGGCTGCCAGTTCGGGGCGGGTCCCCAATCCCTACGGTTGACGCCCGGTCAGGCGATCGGGTTGACGCCGTTGAGCAGCACCCACACACCGACACCGGCGGCGATGCCCGCCAGCAGCGCGACGAAC
Proteins encoded in this region:
- a CDS encoding PH domain-containing protein; this translates as MAHLAVGFFALGLLIPVLVWPLSAPLLVIPVALSAMVFRLRTVADDRGVTARDLLHSRAVAWEDIDGLRFHRGSWARAHLKDGTELRLPAVTFATLPELTAASSGRVPNPYG